The Sorangiineae bacterium MSr11367 genome window below encodes:
- a CDS encoding protein kinase — MALKTVFAERFIVEELAGSGAMGVVYRARDQQRNGATVALKVLNSAAYLHHFRERFTREAEVLSKLSHPGIVSYVDHGITPQGEAYLVMEWLDGEDLEQRLARQNLSLPETMTLFRQIADALSVAHRAGIVHRDLKPENIFLIGGRLDKVSLLDFGVARLISSELTATGLAVGTPSYMAPEQARGERHVGPTADVFTLGCVMFECLTGQLPFSGGHASLIMANILFQEAPRLRTVQPAMPEAVEDLLARMLAKDPTCRPRDAGALLSELLTLGPFSDVPAPDVPKAHGLPAPVRPLIEEQQLVSVIVSVDENTRPCVMAAPRATLAHAVRGRFGAQVELLVDGSMIAILAQTERMTATEQAVQAARCALFIREVEPSFRVAVTTGRGVVGARLPSGEAIDRASALLRAFSSLESTWAPSGVWVDDVTAQLLDARFQVVRTPTGVSIVEAELHADEARPLLGKPTRCVGRERELSLLRMLLAECNDESVARLAVVIAPPGIGKTRLRREFLRQVASDQTMTTETLIGQSDPTRAGAPYSLLWDAFRNLVNVRDGEELSVQQDKLRERVRRHMPENEAQFVSELLGELCGIPFPSETSPRLRDARNEPQSMFSQVSSALVSFFRAESDVHPVLLVVEDLQWGDVLTVRAVDTLLRECSDKPIMVLALARPEVDELFPRLWSERTRQDFRLDGLTKKASTQLAAQVLGERVAPDVVARIVDQAAGNALFLEELIRFVAEGESAAMPATVLAMLQARLKRLEPDLRRVLRAASVFGGTFWRGGILALLGERESSERVDDWLRMLVNQELVSRDDGCRFLGDVQYSFRHELLREATHGMLTDSDRVAGHRAAAAFLESMGERDPRVLAEHFALGNMMSLAAGHYTRAAIDAFDHSDIRAIAPLTQRAIACGAEGHLLGTLLAVRGRVHVLDCEWEEAYPLFARALPLLRRGGRAWYMAVGMMIVAAGMVSRPDEMSSWADALWAASCEPKGAVMRMEAAFLTVGYCSRSGQRAQAERHLAKMDECIAPMTSVFARGLWKLARAHYTWYAQPELWETSTAAADAEAMFEACGSHRMVALARIYRGISLAHLGNIDAGEQKLRAALAEAHRSREAWLISTATPYLAMLLLDKGDDASLDEAERLLRSFLDERGDPSLQGVSNLVLAEILAARGELAAAEKHARLGLGMSNQFAIYRVYASIVLTRILECSGRRLEARNHIDAAIRSHSGDCCGFMEVRLWWVTFEARAAAKTPAAATAALERAVERIRVRAEHISGADFRMGFLTKNAMNRRVLDEAEKLLPPSALHFARRGGKG; from the coding sequence ATGGCCCTCAAGACCGTCTTTGCGGAGCGGTTCATCGTCGAAGAGCTGGCGGGTTCCGGCGCCATGGGCGTGGTTTATCGCGCGCGCGATCAGCAGCGCAACGGGGCGACGGTGGCGCTCAAGGTGCTGAATTCCGCCGCGTATCTCCATCATTTTCGCGAGCGATTCACGCGCGAGGCCGAGGTCCTGTCGAAGCTGAGTCATCCTGGCATCGTTTCGTACGTCGACCACGGGATCACACCGCAAGGCGAGGCCTACCTCGTCATGGAGTGGCTCGACGGCGAAGACCTCGAGCAACGCTTGGCCCGCCAAAATCTCTCGCTCCCTGAAACCATGACCTTGTTCCGCCAGATCGCGGACGCGCTTTCGGTCGCGCATCGGGCGGGGATCGTGCACCGCGACCTCAAGCCCGAGAACATCTTCTTGATCGGTGGCCGCCTGGACAAGGTGTCGCTGCTCGATTTCGGCGTAGCGCGGCTGATTTCATCCGAGCTCACCGCAACGGGGCTGGCCGTCGGAACCCCTTCGTACATGGCGCCGGAACAAGCACGCGGCGAGCGGCATGTCGGTCCGACCGCCGACGTGTTCACCCTCGGATGCGTGATGTTCGAGTGCCTGACGGGGCAATTGCCCTTTTCGGGAGGCCACGCGTCACTCATCATGGCGAACATCCTTTTTCAAGAGGCCCCGCGGCTCCGAACCGTGCAACCGGCCATGCCGGAAGCGGTGGAGGACCTGCTCGCGCGAATGCTCGCCAAGGATCCAACGTGTCGCCCTCGAGACGCGGGTGCCCTGCTGAGCGAGCTCCTCACCCTGGGGCCATTTTCGGACGTACCTGCCCCCGACGTTCCGAAGGCGCATGGCCTTCCCGCGCCCGTTCGGCCGCTCATCGAAGAGCAACAGCTGGTGAGCGTTATCGTGTCCGTCGACGAGAACACGCGCCCGTGCGTCATGGCAGCGCCCCGGGCAACGCTTGCCCACGCCGTGCGAGGGCGTTTCGGTGCTCAAGTCGAGCTTCTCGTGGACGGATCGATGATTGCGATTCTTGCCCAAACAGAGCGGATGACGGCGACCGAGCAAGCGGTGCAGGCGGCCCGGTGCGCGCTCTTCATCCGCGAGGTCGAGCCCTCGTTCCGGGTCGCGGTGACGACCGGCCGAGGCGTCGTCGGTGCGCGTCTGCCGAGCGGGGAAGCCATCGACCGTGCCAGCGCGCTCCTTCGTGCATTCTCGAGCTTGGAGTCGACGTGGGCGCCGAGTGGCGTGTGGGTCGATGACGTGACGGCGCAGCTCCTCGACGCACGCTTTCAAGTGGTGCGCACTCCCACCGGGGTCTCCATCGTGGAAGCGGAGCTCCACGCCGACGAGGCGCGGCCGCTGCTCGGCAAACCCACACGCTGCGTCGGCCGCGAGCGCGAGCTCTCCCTGCTTCGCATGCTGCTCGCGGAGTGCAACGACGAATCGGTGGCCCGGCTCGCGGTGGTCATCGCCCCGCCAGGAATTGGCAAGACCAGACTCCGTCGCGAGTTCCTGCGGCAAGTTGCCAGCGACCAGACGATGACGACCGAAACGTTGATCGGACAGAGCGATCCGACACGGGCCGGAGCTCCGTATAGCCTTCTCTGGGATGCCTTTCGCAATCTGGTGAACGTTCGCGATGGGGAAGAACTGTCGGTCCAGCAAGACAAGCTTCGCGAGCGCGTCCGGCGTCACATGCCCGAGAACGAAGCGCAGTTCGTCAGCGAGTTGCTCGGTGAACTATGCGGAATTCCGTTTCCATCGGAGACGAGTCCGCGACTTCGCGACGCGCGGAACGAGCCCCAATCGATGTTCAGTCAGGTGAGTTCCGCCCTGGTCTCGTTCTTCCGCGCCGAAAGCGACGTGCACCCCGTTCTGCTGGTCGTGGAAGATCTGCAATGGGGTGACGTTCTCACCGTGCGTGCGGTCGACACGCTGCTCCGCGAGTGCAGCGACAAACCGATCATGGTGCTTGCATTGGCCCGACCCGAGGTCGATGAGCTCTTTCCAAGGCTTTGGTCGGAGCGAACACGCCAGGATTTTCGCCTCGATGGTCTTACGAAAAAAGCGAGCACACAGCTCGCGGCACAGGTCCTTGGTGAGCGAGTCGCACCGGACGTCGTGGCTCGCATCGTCGATCAGGCTGCGGGCAATGCTCTCTTCTTGGAAGAATTGATTCGCTTCGTGGCCGAGGGCGAGTCTGCGGCCATGCCCGCCACGGTGCTCGCGATGCTGCAAGCGCGACTCAAGCGCCTGGAACCCGACTTGCGGCGCGTGCTGCGGGCGGCCAGTGTTTTCGGCGGCACCTTCTGGCGCGGTGGCATCCTGGCGCTCCTCGGAGAACGCGAATCATCGGAGCGCGTGGACGATTGGCTCCGCATGCTCGTCAACCAGGAGCTCGTCTCGCGCGACGATGGGTGCCGTTTCCTCGGCGATGTCCAGTACTCGTTCCGCCACGAGCTCCTACGCGAGGCGACGCACGGCATGCTGACCGACTCGGATCGCGTCGCCGGACATCGCGCCGCTGCGGCTTTTCTCGAATCGATGGGCGAGCGCGATCCACGTGTTCTCGCGGAGCACTTCGCGCTCGGGAACATGATGTCGCTCGCCGCGGGACATTACACGAGAGCGGCGATCGATGCCTTCGATCATAGCGATATCCGTGCCATCGCTCCCCTGACCCAACGGGCCATCGCGTGCGGAGCCGAAGGCCACCTGCTCGGGACCTTGCTGGCGGTGCGCGGCCGGGTTCACGTTCTGGATTGCGAGTGGGAGGAAGCGTATCCGCTCTTCGCTCGGGCGCTGCCCCTGCTGCGCCGTGGCGGTAGGGCATGGTACATGGCCGTGGGGATGATGATTGTCGCCGCGGGAATGGTCTCCCGCCCGGACGAAATGTCATCTTGGGCGGACGCGCTTTGGGCGGCCTCGTGCGAGCCGAAAGGCGCCGTGATGCGGATGGAGGCCGCGTTCCTCACGGTGGGTTACTGTTCGCGTTCCGGCCAGCGAGCGCAGGCCGAACGGCATCTCGCCAAGATGGACGAATGCATCGCGCCCATGACCAGTGTCTTTGCAAGGGGCCTGTGGAAGCTCGCCCGTGCGCATTACACGTGGTACGCCCAGCCGGAGCTCTGGGAAACGTCGACGGCCGCGGCGGACGCGGAAGCGATGTTCGAAGCATGCGGCAGCCACCGCATGGTCGCACTCGCGCGAATCTACCGAGGCATTTCGCTCGCTCACCTGGGCAACATCGATGCAGGCGAGCAAAAATTGCGAGCCGCCTTGGCCGAAGCCCACCGTTCTCGGGAAGCATGGCTCATCTCCACGGCGACGCCCTATCTGGCCATGCTGCTCCTCGACAAAGGGGACGATGCCTCTCTCGACGAAGCCGAACGACTTCTTCGCTCCTTCTTGGACGAGCGTGGTGATCCATCCCTCCAGGGGGTCTCGAACTTGGTTCTTGCCGAGATTCTCGCCGCGCGCGGAGAGCTCGCAGCCGCGGAGAAACATGCTCGACTCGGCCTCGGCATGAGCAACCAGTTTGCCATCTACAGGGTTTACGCCAGCATCGTGCTGACGAGAATCCTGGAGTGCAGCGGGCGACGGCTCGAAGCACGCAACCACATCGACGCCGCGATCCGTTCGCACTCCGGAGATTGCTGTGGGTTCATGGAGGTACGACTCTGGTGGGTCACCTTCGAAGCGCGCGCCGCCGCAAAGACGCCTGCTGCCGCCACAGCGGCGCTCGAGAGGGCCGTCGAACGGATACGCGTTCGCGCCGAGCACATTTCAGGTGCGGACTTCCGAATGGGCTTCCTCACGAAAAACGCGATGAACAGGCGCGTGCTCGACGAGGCAGAAAAGCTCCTCCCTCCTTCGGCGCTGCATTTTGCTCGACGAGGGGGGAAGGGCTAG
- a CDS encoding N-acetylmuramoyl-L-alanine amidase, producing the protein MRMSSRSFLLVTLLVASACATACTAPEDANTGEVTPQALQDSRKSFDAMFEDAAREFNVPANLLKAIAYTETRMEMVRGEQEFEGRPPAFGVMALRGDNLARGAKLAGVTPEKAQSDPRANIRAGAAVLASLADEAGLADRADVGAWAPLAVKLGDITNAEAQSHYIHREVYELIRRGEPAAGIAPTEGVRPQFAEIRSAVEAAGPDYPASIWRPSPNYGSRPSGDIGDPGMIVIHTCEGGYSGCWSWLTNSESQVSAHYVVNESGSEVSQLVRESNRAWHVAATYKCSLNSSVECWRNGYSVNHFSVGIEHGGFASQSSFPAGQIDASAKLSCDISRDQAIPRDRFHIIAHGQLQPENRVDPGPNWPWTSYISKINAFCGSAGGEIIVDSDNANNDTTKGKIEVSSEWATGSATSGYYGSGYLYASTTDTADKATFSFYLPAAATKTVDAWWVAGTNRTTTAPFVAIDANGNTVATVNANQQANGGKWNTLGSWSFPAGWNKIELRRSAAEGSVVIADAVRIR; encoded by the coding sequence ATGCGGATGTCGTCACGGTCGTTCCTATTGGTCACGCTGCTCGTTGCCTCGGCCTGTGCCACGGCTTGTACCGCCCCGGAGGACGCGAATACGGGCGAGGTCACGCCGCAGGCGCTCCAAGATAGCCGCAAATCCTTCGATGCGATGTTCGAGGATGCGGCCCGCGAATTCAACGTTCCCGCGAACCTGCTCAAGGCCATCGCTTACACGGAGACGCGCATGGAAATGGTGCGCGGCGAACAGGAATTCGAGGGTCGCCCCCCCGCGTTCGGCGTCATGGCCCTGCGCGGCGACAACCTTGCGCGCGGCGCGAAGCTCGCCGGTGTCACCCCGGAAAAAGCGCAGTCGGATCCGCGCGCGAACATCCGCGCCGGCGCCGCAGTACTGGCCTCGCTCGCCGACGAAGCGGGCCTCGCCGATCGCGCCGACGTGGGCGCGTGGGCTCCCTTGGCGGTGAAGCTCGGGGACATCACCAACGCGGAGGCGCAATCGCATTACATCCATCGCGAGGTCTACGAGCTAATCCGCCGCGGGGAGCCGGCGGCGGGCATCGCCCCCACCGAGGGCGTGCGTCCGCAGTTTGCCGAGATTCGCAGCGCCGTGGAGGCCGCAGGGCCCGACTATCCCGCTTCGATCTGGCGCCCGTCCCCCAACTACGGCTCCCGCCCCTCGGGCGACATCGGCGACCCGGGGATGATCGTCATCCACACCTGCGAAGGAGGCTATTCCGGCTGCTGGAGTTGGCTCACCAACTCGGAATCGCAGGTGAGCGCGCACTACGTGGTCAACGAAAGCGGCAGCGAGGTATCCCAGTTGGTTCGCGAATCGAACCGCGCCTGGCACGTCGCCGCCACCTACAAATGCTCGCTCAACAGCAGCGTGGAATGCTGGCGCAATGGCTATTCCGTGAATCACTTCTCGGTGGGCATCGAGCACGGCGGCTTCGCGAGCCAGTCCTCGTTCCCGGCCGGCCAGATCGACGCCTCGGCGAAATTGTCGTGCGACATCTCACGCGACCAAGCCATCCCGCGCGATCGCTTCCACATCATCGCCCACGGCCAATTGCAGCCAGAAAACCGAGTCGATCCGGGGCCGAACTGGCCGTGGACCAGCTACATCAGCAAGATCAACGCCTTTTGCGGAAGCGCCGGCGGCGAAATCATCGTCGACAGCGACAATGCCAACAACGACACGACCAAGGGCAAAATCGAAGTGTCCAGCGAGTGGGCTACGGGCTCCGCGACCAGTGGTTACTACGGCAGCGGCTACCTCTATGCCTCCACGACGGACACCGCCGACAAGGCCACGTTCTCGTTCTACCTGCCCGCCGCCGCCACCAAGACCGTCGATGCCTGGTGGGTCGCCGGCACGAACCGGACGACCACCGCCCCCTTCGTGGCGATTGACGCCAATGGCAACACGGTCGCGACGGTAAATGCCAATCAGCAAGCCAATGGCGGTAAGTGGAACACGCTGGGGTCGTGGTCGTTCCCGGCGGGATGGAACAAAATCGAACTCCGGCGCTCGGCCGCCGAGGGAAGCGTGGTCATCGCCGATGCGGTTCGCATTCGCTAG
- a CDS encoding LpqB family beta-propeller domain-containing protein, which produces MRFAFASAHALRGVPLLGLLLLTGCTTSSCGGASGSGEIGTKERAAMPGRIYFVSERAGQKDVWWIDGRGQEGRVTQGPEDEFPAAPTPDGLGLLVVSWRMENGARREELRLHPTNPATPPKDSAPSPGQPLTALRGRARHPSFSPDGRWFVAESDELGFSDLVRTDTQSHREERLTAAREGCFEPEVSPDGKHIAFVSSKEGDPEIYVMDADGTNERRITAFHREDWSPKWSPDGAWLAFLSNRENRDRVYVVRPDGSNVHPASGSAFAGDERELAFAPDGKHVAYVSRAADGKSRIWVAPVEGDGPVALTDGAFRDDAPAWSPDGKHIVFVSERQNDVDLYVMRKDGTGQTRLTHSKGADWSPRWVAASTR; this is translated from the coding sequence ATGCGGTTCGCATTCGCTAGCGCCCACGCGCTGCGTGGGGTGCCCCTTTTGGGGCTCCTTCTCCTGACGGGATGCACCACCTCCTCGTGTGGTGGTGCATCCGGCTCGGGGGAAATCGGCACCAAAGAGCGTGCCGCGATGCCGGGGCGCATCTACTTCGTCTCCGAGCGCGCGGGCCAAAAGGACGTGTGGTGGATCGATGGCCGGGGCCAGGAAGGCCGGGTCACCCAGGGCCCCGAGGACGAGTTCCCCGCCGCGCCGACCCCCGATGGCCTGGGTCTGCTCGTTGTCTCGTGGCGCATGGAAAACGGTGCGCGACGCGAAGAGCTCCGCCTGCATCCGACGAACCCAGCGACCCCGCCGAAAGACAGTGCCCCTTCCCCCGGACAGCCGCTGACCGCGCTGCGCGGCAGGGCACGGCATCCGAGCTTCTCGCCCGATGGCCGCTGGTTCGTGGCCGAATCGGACGAATTGGGCTTCAGCGACTTGGTCCGCACGGACACGCAATCGCACCGCGAGGAGCGCCTCACCGCCGCGCGCGAGGGCTGCTTCGAGCCGGAGGTCTCGCCCGACGGAAAGCACATCGCCTTCGTCTCGAGCAAGGAGGGCGATCCCGAGATCTACGTGATGGACGCCGACGGCACGAACGAGCGGCGCATCACCGCCTTTCATCGCGAAGACTGGTCGCCGAAGTGGAGCCCCGACGGAGCGTGGCTCGCCTTTCTGAGCAATCGCGAAAACCGCGACCGCGTCTACGTCGTTCGCCCCGACGGGTCGAACGTGCACCCAGCCTCGGGCTCCGCATTCGCGGGCGACGAGCGCGAGCTCGCCTTCGCCCCTGACGGCAAGCACGTCGCCTACGTGAGCCGCGCCGCCGACGGGAAGAGCCGCATCTGGGTCGCGCCCGTCGAAGGCGATGGCCCCGTCGCCCTCACCGATGGAGCCTTTCGCGACGACGCCCCCGCGTGGAGCCCGGATGGAAAGCACATCGTCTTCGTCTCGGAGCGCCAAAACGACGTCGATCTCTATGTGATGCGAAAAGACGGAACGGGGCAAACGCGCCTCACGCACTCCAAAGGCGCGGACTGGTCTCCCCGTTGGGTCGCGGCATCGACACGGTGA